From one Mytilus edulis chromosome 1, xbMytEdul2.2, whole genome shotgun sequence genomic stretch:
- the LOC139518656 gene encoding dual specificity protein phosphatase 23-like yields the protein MDYLHEPPNFSWVVDGKLCAMGLPRSKENIQYLLDNNVTYLISLTYYSQPPVTDFKDMNHLHCKVEEFSPPSLDQIQESIDFINTAYEQGKAVGIHCQHGIGRTGTVVACYFVEKHNMTAAEAISHIRSLRRWSIETIEQEETVYQYDKRKRIEQNKSVISKKCTFFGYCLLSVLFVSLTYFFNLT from the exons ATGGATTATTTACATGAACCACCGAATTTTTCATGGGTTGTTGATGGTAAACTGTGTGCCATGGGTCTTCCAAGATCGAAGGAAAACATTCAATACCTACTGGACAACAATGTCACCTACCTTATATCTCTAACATACTACAGTCAACCTCCGGTAACTGATTTCAAAG ATATGAATCATCTTCACTGCAAAGTTGAAGAATTTTCACCCCCATCTTTAGATCAAATCCAAGAATCTATAGATTTTATCAACACGGCATACGAACAGGGAAAG GCAGTGGGTATACATTGTCAACATGGTATAGGTCGAACAGGGACAGTTGTAGCATGCTATTTTGTAGAGAAGCATAATATGACAGCAGCAGAAGCCATATCACACATCCGATCACTACGCCGGTGGTCTATAGAAACAATAGAACAAGAAGAAACAGTGTATCAATATGACAAGAGAAAAAGAATAGAACAAAATAAATCAGTCatttcaaaaaaatgtacatttttcggTTATTGCCTATTGTCTGTTTTATTTGTaagtttgacatatttttttaatttaacataa